In a genomic window of Periophthalmus magnuspinnatus isolate fPerMag1 chromosome 3, fPerMag1.2.pri, whole genome shotgun sequence:
- the LOC117390472 gene encoding calmodulin-like protein 4: MAKFFTPVQINEFKECFSLYDKKQRGKIDVKDLITVMRCLGTSPTHGEIERHLQVHKIDKSGSVDFSTFLTMMHRQMQQEDPKAEILEALRMTDKQKKGFIQATELRTKLTTMGEKLTQKEVDELFREAKIKPNGVVNYKEFTQMVTLPLADY; this comes from the exons ATG GCCAAGTTCTTCACTCCAGTTCAAATCAATG aATTCAAAGAGTGCTTCTCTCTGTATGATAAGAAGCAGAGGGGGAAGATCGATGTGAAAGACCTGATCACCGTCATGCGCTGTCTGGGAACAAGCCCCACCCATGGCGAGATAGAGCGCCACCTGCAGGTCCATAAAATAG ATAAGTCCGGCTCGGTCGACTTCTCGACGTTCCTCACAATGATGCACAGGCAGATGCAGCAGGAAGACCCTAAGGCTGAGATCCTGGAGGCCCTGAGGATGACGGACAAACAGAAGAAGGGCTTCATCCAGGCCACGGAGCTCAGGACCAAGCTGACCACGATGGGAGAGAAGCTCACACAAAAAGAAG TGGATGAGCTGTTCAGGGAGGCCAAAATCAAACCCAACGGCGTCGTCAACTATAAGGAGTTCACTCAGATGGTGACGCTGCCCCTTGCGGACTACTGA